In Bacteroidales bacterium, the sequence GTGTATCCTTCGTTGAGCCATTCTATTTTTCCTTCTGCGTCCATTATCATTACCCCATTATCAGTTTCGCTTGCAACAATAGATAGTTTTTCAAGTTCATTATTTGTTATTTCTAATTCTTTTGCTTGAGCTATAATTTCTTCCTTTTGAGTAAATATTTCAATATTTTTATATTCAAGTGCTTCGTTTGTTTTTTTCTTTATTCGATAAATCCTGAAAATAAAAAATGCTACAAGTAATGTAAAAAATGAAAACCCAATAAATGAATTCTTAATTATTTTTTGACGCTTTAATTCTGCTTTATGAGCTAATGCAAGTTGCTTATCTTTTAACTTTTTTATTTTTTGTTTTTTGTCGAATTCATATTGCATTTCTAACTCAGTAATCTTTTTTGTATGATTTTCGATATTGGCACTATCGCTTATTTGTTTATAAATAACATGAAATTTATATGCATCTTGATAATTATTTATATTTGAGTATGCTTGGCTTAAGTTATTTGATGCTGTTTTAATTATTAATGGTGCCTTAATTTTAATGCCAATTTCATAAGCTTTTAATAAATGTGAAATTGCTGTTTTATATTTCTTTTTATTAATATTAGTAATGCCTAAATTGTTATTTGCATTTGCAATGCCTTGAGGATATCCTATTTTTTTTGCTAAGATTAAACTTTTATTCAAATAAATTAAAGCTTTATTGTATTGCTTAAGATAATTATATATTTTACCTAATTGAATGTACGAGTTTGTTATTCCGTTTTTATCATCAATTTGTTTTCTATTTTCTAATGCTATGATATTATATTCTAATGCTTTTTGAAATTCATTTTTTATAATATAAATATCACCAATATTAAAATATGCACTTGCAAGTCCATTTATATCGTTAATTTCCTTTTTAATCTTTAGGCTTTTATTATAATATTTAAGAGCATTTGTATAATCTTTTTGAAAAGCATAAATTTCTCCAATATTATTATAGGTATATGACATTCCTTCGATTATATTATGTTTTTCCTCAATTTTTAAGCATTCGAGAAAATTATTTAGTGCATTACAATAATCACCTTTATAAAAATATATTACACCTATGTTTGAATAAGATTTTGCCAAATTTTTTGATTTCATTTTTATGTCAATTCGTAAACTTTTGTTGTAATATTCTAATGCTTTATCAAAATCTCCCTGATAAGTGTATATTATACCTATATTATTGTAAACATCTCCAAGTCCTTTTTGGTTATTGGTTTTTTTATAAATATTTAATGCTTTTATATAGTATTTTACGGATGTTTCATATTCGCCTTTATTTGAGTATATATTGCCAAAATTATTATATGTTCGTGCAATTAAGTTTTTGTTATTTGCATTTTTACCAAAAGCTAATGCTTTGTTACAAAAACAAATAGCTGAATCCGGATTAGAGTTTTTATATTCCCAACAAAGTTCATTTAAGATTATAATTTTTATGGAATCGTTATTAGCAATTTTTAAAACATTTTTTAGGCTGTCGGTTTTCGATAGTTTTTTACCAAAAGTTGGATGTATTGATAATAAAATCAAAAAAATCAAATAAAAAATATTTTTATTAATTAATTTCATTAAGTATTGTTTAATAATTACTATTTGCAAAAAACATTATAATATAATTATTTTGTAAATTCTTTTGGTGTATAATTTCGTATAAATGGTAAACCAAATTCATTTATTGTTTGTGCAAAACAATTATTAGAATTATGAATTAAGCAAGAAAATAAAGATAATTAAAAATAATTATAGTAAAAAGTTTACTTATTAAATTTTTATTCCCATAATTAAAATATCGTCAACTTGTTCGTTATTCTCTTTCCATTTTCTGTGTGTTTTGAAAAGTCTTGTTTCTTGTTCATTCATGGGTAGATTATGTATTTCTTTTAACAATATTCTAAAATTTTTATATAAAAATTTTTTACCCTTTGAACCACCGAATTGGTCAGTATAACCATCAGTAAAAAGATATATTATATCTCCTGTTTGAATAGACATTTTCTGGCAAGAAAAAGGTGTTTCTATTTCACTATAAATACCTATTGGCATTTTATCGGCAAATATTTCTGTAAGTTCATTATTTCGAAATAAATATGCCGAGTTGTTAGCTCCTGCATATTCAAGAGAATTATTTTTTTTATCAATTGTAATTAATGCAATATCCATTCCATCATTAGCTTCTCCAATTTCTCCTGTTTGATGTAATGAAGTAATAACATTGTTTCGTAATCTGTCAAGAATTTCATTTGGTTTTGTAATGTTTTTTTCATTAACAATTTTGTTTAAAAATGTTACTCCAAGCATACTCATAAATGCTCCCGGCACACCATGTCCCGTGCAATCTGCAACTGCAATAATAATTTTATCTTTAAGCTTTGAAACCCAATAAAAATCGCCGCTGACTATTCCCTGCGGTAAATCAAGTATAAAATATTCAGGAATTATATTTAACATTATTTCTTTTGAAGGGAAAAGAGCGTTTTGTATTCTTTTTGCATAAATAATGCTATCAATTATTTCTTCTTTTTGACTACTTATTTCTTCTTCGGCATTTTTTAATTTACTGATATCAGTATCAATAGCTATTAACTTTTTAATATTTTCATTTTCGTCAAGTATTGGTGTAAGAGTTGTTTGATTCCATATCATTTTTTGGCTTTTTGTTACAAAATAAGATTCGTAATTTATAGTTTTTTTGTTTTGTATTGCATATTTAATTAATTCCTGTGCATTAGGATTAGCTGTTGCTTTAATAATGTTTTCGCCAAAATCATTAATTAATTCATTAATTGTAAGCTCATATAATCGTATAAATCCTTCGTTTACCCACTCAAAATTACCTTCTGCATCCATAATAATAACAGCATTATCTGTTTTGCTGGCAACAATTGATAGTTTTTCCAGCTCTTCGTTTATCTTTGAAAGGTGTTCTGCCTGAACCTGAATCTCTTCTTTTTGTTGTTCTATTTCTTTTGTTCGTTCAATAACTTTTTCGTTTAATATTCTTTTATCTTTAATCAGTTTTTTTTCTCTAAATCTGATATATACAATAATTCCAATTAATGCTGTAAGTATTTCAAGAATAATAAACCATGCGGTTCTCCAAAATGGTGGATTAATAGTTATTATTAATGAAGTTATAGATTCGTTCCAGATACCATCGCTATTTGTAGCTTTTATTTCGAAAATATAATTTCCTGGCGGAAGATTTGTATATGAAACAAAGCGTCTCTTGTCAACAAAATTCCAATTTTCCTCAAAACCATTCATTTTATATGCATATTTATTATTATTGGGATTTGAATAATCTAATGAAGCAAATTTGAAAGAAATGACCTTATGCTTATAAGTAAGTATAATTTTGTTTGTTTCATAGATTGGTTTTTTAAGAATAATACGTCCTTTATATTCTTTTCCAATTTTGACAGTTTGGTTAAATATTTGGAAATCTGTTATTAATACAGGTGGTTTGAAAAGATTATCGTGGATACTATCGGGATAAAACATATTAAATCCATTAATTCCTCCAAATAGCATTTCTCCGGTAGATCGTTTAAGACTAGCTCCCCAGAAGAACTGATCACCCTGTAATCCATCGCTCTCAAAATAATTACGAAATTTTTCATTTATTTTATTAAACCTTGACAAACCTTTATTTGTACTAAGCCATAAATTTTCTTTATCATCTTTAAGAATTCCATATATTGAATTGTTAGAAAGTCCATCTTTTTCAGTATAATATTTAAAATAATAAGATTCATTACCTACTGAATCGTATTTAATAATCATTCTATTCAAACCACCGCCATAAGTGCCAATCCATAATTCATCATTATTTAATAAAATTGATATAATCCTATTGTCACTCAAACTGTTATTATTATCAGGATCGTGCATAAACCTTGTAAATTGATAAGAGTTGTTTTCAGAATCCATGACCTCATTGAGCGATAATTTATTTAAGCCATTCCATGTTCCAACCCAAAGATTATGTTGTTTATCTTCAACTATACAATTTGTTTGGATACGATTATCGCTCATACTATTTTCATTAGCAGGATCATGATGAATAAGTATAAATTGTTCATTATTTCTATTAAATTTATTTAAACCAGCTTCTGTTCCAATCCAAAAATTACCAAACGAATCCTCATAAATATCCTGAACAGTATTACTACTAATATTATTAGGATTGTTAGAATTGTGTTGATATTGCTTCATTTTATTCCAGTTAAACTCACTTGTAAACTTATTTGGATCAATTGAAGGTATTCTAAACAATCCTCTTTGCCATGTACCGAGCCATAATTCATTTCTCCTGTCAATGATAATAGTCGTTATTCCATCCTGAAAATCATAATGAATGTATTGGTTTTTATTAATATCAAATCTGTTTAATCCGTGTAATGTACCTATCCAGATAATTTTATTATTATCTTCGTATAAATAACGAACAACATTATAATCCAGACTATTAGTATTATTTGGATCATGTTTAAAATGCAGGAA encodes:
- a CDS encoding tetratricopeptide repeat protein, with translation MKLINKNIFYLIFLILLSIHPTFGKKLSKTDSLKNVLKIANNDSIKIIILNELCWEYKNSNPDSAICFCNKALAFGKNANNKNLIARTYNNFGNIYSNKGEYETSVKYYIKALNIYKKTNNQKGLGDVYNNIGIIYTYQGDFDKALEYYNKSLRIDIKMKSKNLAKSYSNIGVIYFYKGDYCNALNNFLECLKIEEKHNIIEGMSYTYNNIGEIYAFQKDYTNALKYYNKSLKIKKEINDINGLASAYFNIGDIYIIKNEFQKALEYNIIALENRKQIDDKNGITNSYIQLGKIYNYLKQYNKALIYLNKSLILAKKIGYPQGIANANNNLGITNINKKKYKTAISHLLKAYEIGIKIKAPLIIKTASNNLSQAYSNINNYQDAYKFHVIYKQISDSANIENHTKKITELEMQYEFDKKQKIKKLKDKQLALAHKAELKRQKIIKNSFIGFSFFTLLVAFFIFRIYRIKKKTNEALEYKNIEIFTQKEEIIAQAKELEITNNELEKLSIVASETDNGVMIMDAEGKIEWLNEGYTKMLGYTLNDLLKEKGDNLLKVSAYKNIKDVFRSIYNSKNPKIYESENITKSGEKKWVQTTITPILNNNKEIRKLISIDSNITKLKNVEKEIIDSIVYAKRIQNALSPSKEILIKTIHQYFILNKPKGIVSGDFYWFSEIKNKIIIAVADCTGHGVPGAFMSMLGVTLLNKIVNEKGIIKPNEILDRLRNNVIISLHQTGEVGEANDGMDIALITIDKKNNYLEYAGANNSAYLFRNNELTEIFADKMPIGICQKTGTPFSCRKMSIQTEDIIYLFTDGYADQFGGENEKKFMYKNFKILLKKIHNLPMNEQETSLFKTHKKWKGNNEQVDDILIMGIKI
- a CDS encoding SpoIIE family protein phosphatase, with translation MQNWKKNISLLILLFLYNISIYPQKANIKFDHIYTKQGLSHNTVHCILQDSYGFIWIGTEDGLNRYDGYEFKLFRHDNLDTLSISDNFIYSIIEDKDKQLWIGTNIGGLDKFDKKNEIFIHHKHDPENKFSISNNRINSILEDKDGTIWIATNNGLNSFNKSKNQFSRYLNNATDDNSINDNQILTIYEDRKGILWIGTNRGGLNRFDKKIKSFNHYIHDPENPNSISSNTVISIAEDNKGYLWIGTNHGLNKLCQIKHEFTHYQPDTKNPNSLSNRSVSCIFPNQSGEIWLGTANGLNIFNPESENFTHFYHHASHQESLSNNVINSIIKDNSGIIWIGVAEGGINKYNTKQKQFLHFKHDPNNTNSLDYNVVRYLYEDNNKIIWIGTLHGLNRFDINKNQYIHYDFQDGITTIIIDRRNELWLGTWQRGLFRIPSIDPNKFTSEFNWNKMKQYQHNSNNPNNISSNTVQDIYEDSFGNFWIGTEAGLNKFNRNNEQFILIHHDPANENSMSDNRIQTNCIVEDKQHNLWVGTWNGLNKLSLNEVMDSENNSYQFTRFMHDPDNNNSLSDNRIISILLNNDELWIGTYGGGLNRMIIKYDSVGNESYYFKYYTEKDGLSNNSIYGILKDDKENLWLSTNKGLSRFNKINEKFRNYFESDGLQGDQFFWGASLKRSTGEMLFGGINGFNMFYPDSIHDNLFKPPVLITDFQIFNQTVKIGKEYKGRIILKKPIYETNKIILTYKHKVISFKFASLDYSNPNNNKYAYKMNGFEENWNFVDKRRFVSYTNLPPGNYIFEIKATNSDGIWNESITSLIITINPPFWRTAWFIILEILTALIGIIVYIRFREKKLIKDKRILNEKVIERTKEIEQQKEEIQVQAEHLSKINEELEKLSIVASKTDNAVIIMDAEGNFEWVNEGFIRLYELTINELINDFGENIIKATANPNAQELIKYAIQNKKTINYESYFVTKSQKMIWNQTTLTPILDENENIKKLIAIDTDISKLKNAEEEISSQKEEIIDSIIYAKRIQNALFPSKEIMLNIIPEYFILDLPQGIVSGDFYWVSKLKDKIIIAVADCTGHGVPGAFMSMLGVTFLNKIVNEKNITKPNEILDRLRNNVITSLHQTGEIGEANDGMDIALITIDKKNNSLEYAGANNSAYLFRNNELTEIFADKMPIGIYSEIETPFSCQKMSIQTGDIIYLFTDGYTDQFGGSKGKKFLYKNFRILLKEIHNLPMNEQETRLFKTHRKWKENNEQVDDILIMGIKI